From Danaus plexippus chromosome 11, MEX_DaPlex, whole genome shotgun sequence, the proteins below share one genomic window:
- the LOC116765769 gene encoding m-AAA protease-interacting protein 1, mitochondrial: MLCATKHFAKSFWPLATRIALKETLSKNYKWPSNLKTFTYQVVPDRNITSFKNDLSLAFKALESRRNENSIQNSSETRLNFNFLKDCQRAFSFRRKDKPKGQKRRIPKLILIQNPFSWLMVKIDFSVLRHVWDPSFKEKEFKFATKQAISRITEVISHGQLDELNGLLTKAARLSLLRELDLNWGEKQRRLLALKKEDIQISSPRKVYFIRIADKKFCDVDMAFLALKWAPINNIDALIFTEIFARFHREYTPHCIPEWTIAYFKVTRFEVLRR; encoded by the exons ATGCTTTGCGCGACAAAACATTTTGCTAAATCTTTCTGGCCGCTTGCAACGCGTATCGCTTTGAAGGAAACTTTgtcaaaaaattacaaatggcCATCTAATCTGAAGACTTTCACATACCAAGTCGTCCCTGATCGAAACATTACCTCATTTAAGAATGATCTTTCACTAGCTTTTAAAGCACTTGAATCCAGAAGAAACGAAAATTCTATTCAAAATTCGAGTGAAACTagattaaactttaattttctaaaagaTTGTCAAAGAGCATTTTCTTTCCGCCGAAAAGACAAACCGAAAGGCCAAAAGAGGCGAATACCTAAACTTATACTAATACAAAATCCGTTCAGTTGGTTGATGGTTAAAATAGATTTCAGTGTGTTGAGACATGTTTGGGACCCCTCGTTTAAGGAAAAAGAGTTTAAGTTTGCTACAAAACAG GCAATATCTCGCATCACAGAGGTGATAAGCCATGGACAGTTAGATGAATTAAATGGCTTGCTTACGAAAGCTGCTCGTTTAAGTCTGCTGCGCGAACTAGATCTGAATTGGGGTGAAAAGCAACGTCGTTTATtagctttaaaaaaagaagataTACAAATATCCTCACCTAGgaaagtgtattttataaggATAGCTG ataaaaaattttgcGACGTGGATATGGCATTTTTAGCATTAAAATGGGCTCCTATAAATAACATAGATGCACTGATCTTCACAGAAATATTTGCTCGCTTTCATCGAGAGTATACACCACATTGTATACCAGAATGGACCATagcatattttaaagtaacaagATTTGAAGTTTTAAGACGATAG
- the LOC116765918 gene encoding beta-1,3-glucan-binding protein-like: MWFLVAVSLFAGAQACVPSVTTVSGTHAPITVCSGAMIFADDFEEFDLEKWQHENTLAGGGNWEFQYYNNNRTNSFTQDGKLFIRPSLTSDQFGENFLHTATLNIEGGAPADRCTNPQWYGCERTGTPNNIINPIKSARIRTVNSFSFRYGRVEVRAKMPAGDWLWPAIWLMPAYNSYGTWPASGEIDLVESRGNRNMIQNGLHIGTQEAGSTLHFGPYPDWNGWETAHWVRRNQGGYDYDFHRYQLEWTPDYIKFSLDDVELGRVTPGNKGFWEYGGFSKNPNVLNPWRYGSKMAPFDQKFYIIINLAVGGTNGFFPDNVFNPTPKPWSNNSPRAATDFWNGRNSWLPTWMLDQNEGHSASLQVDYVRVWAL, encoded by the exons ATGTGGTTCCTAGTAGCGGTATCGTTGTTTGCGGGGGCGCAGGCCTGTGTTCCAAGTGTGACCACAGTCAGCGGGACCCACGCACCGATCACTGTTTGCTCGGGGGCCATGATATTCGCGGACGACTTCGAAGAATTTGACCTTGAGAAATGGCAACACGAAAACACTTTGGCTGGTGGTGGT AACTGGGAGTTCCAATACTATAATAACAATAGAACTAATTCGTTCACTCAAGACGGCAAGTTATTTATTCGTCCGTCCCTGACTTCTGACCAATTTGGAGAAAACTTCCTACACACTGCCACTCTCAATATCGAAGGTGGAGCACCAGCTGATAG ATGCACCAACCCACAATGGTATGGCTGTGAACGTACAGGAACtccaaacaatattataaacccCATAAAAAGCGCTCGCATCCGAACAGTTAACTCCTTCAGCTTTCGTTATGGAAGAGTGGAGGTGCGCGCTAAAATGCCTGCAGGAGACTGGTTATGGCCTG CTATTTGGTTAATGCCAGCGTACAATTCATATGGCACGTGGCCAGCGTCTGGAGAAATTGATCTTGTGGAATCCCGCGGTAACCGTAACATGATTCAGAACGGACTTCACATTGGAACACAAGAAGCTGGGTCTACCTTACATTTCGGACCGTACCCTGATTGGAACGGTTGGGAAACAGCTCACTGGGTTAGACGTAACCAAGGAGGATATGATTACGACTTTCATCGCTACCAGCTCGAGTGGACTCCAG ATTACATAAAATTCAGCCTTGACGATGTTGAGCTAGGGCGAGTAACGCCTGGAAACAAGGGCTTTTGGGAATACGGTGGATTTAGCAAGAATCCCAACGTACTTAATCCCTGGCGATACGGTTCGAAAATGGCGCCATTCGACCAAaag ttttacataATCATCAACTTGGCTGTCGGTGGTACCAATGGATTCTTTCCCGACAACGTATTTAATCCTACACCAAAACCCTGGTCCAACAATTCTCCTCGT gcCGCAACTGACTTCTGGAATGGCCGCAATTCCTGGCTGCCAACCTGGATGCTCGATCAAAACGAGGGACATTCGGCTTCTTTACAAGTGGATTATGTGAGAGTCTGGGCATTGTAG